AAAATTCGACCGTCGATGAATGAGAGGATTGTCATTGTGACCCATTGGTATTTCAAGGCATAAGCCAAGGGTCCGGCCAACGTGATTAGTCTGGCTGCAATTTTTATTATGAACCCTAGCGGTCCATTGAGACCTTGGGCTATGGTGAAGGCTCTATGAGCTACCAATGAAAATGAAACCGCACAAGTGTGCAACGGGCGTTTTCTGGGACTGATCATGTTGATTTGTGTTGTTGATTCCTGAGAAATTCCAAATTTATTCAGACATGCACATGAAAAATGGTACTTCATGCCAAAATATTGAATCAAATGCTGacatatatgaaaaataatagTTCAGCTCTTGAAGAGACTGTCGACGTGTCACTGATAATGCATCAATATCACTATTGCAAATAAAACGCAGTGACATGTTGTCTGCACATTGTTATCAATATCAATACAATATCATGTTTTCGATAAAGAGCGAGAGCAAAGAGAATTTCTATGAAAACGAACGCCATGTTGTTACCTGGGACGCCAAGGATGCCCGGGAATCCATATTGTGAAAAGTGGTCAAGGGTTCGGCCTTATATGTATGTCAAAGAGAAGTCTTCTGCTCTAAATTTGAAAGCACCTGATAATAGTAAGAACCCAAAACCAATTGTTTGGAAGGGGCGCAGTTTCTTTTTTGGCGCGCTGCCAGTGGGAAACGAGCGGGTCCTAATGATTTTAGCGGGAGAGTTCTCTGGATGGTTGACACATGTTACATATATGAATAGACgttatggagaaatttttcagttggtcagaatttttttttcaagtttgtaTATCGAACCGTATTTTTAGTACACTGAGGGGGTGTTTGTTACACCTCCTTAAGTAGGACAGGCTTGGACTGGCTTAAGTAGAATTATAATCCTACGTTTGGTAAGGGCCTGGACTAAAGTAAATGAGACGCGCCTCGACTAGGAGGCGGTCTCCGCTTCGCTAAACCTCATTAAAGAGTCCCGAGCTTTTGCTACGTATTAAGTGGGACTAATATGAAGACGAGGCCGACAGCAAGACCCGAGCTTCCCCTTGCTAAATCCCAACTTCCATTCCCTGGGCTTTCCATTCTTTCTTCTACGGCACTATAACCGTGGCCATGCAGTTGGCGACGCTTGCTCTTCCGTGGCCCGAGTCAGTGGGACAACTGCAGCTCACAACCGCGCGGACACACCCACCGCCTAATCTCAAACTCTAACCaccaaaattgaaagaaaaaaaaaatttattaactgCTGCCCATATCGCACAGATGAACGAAacactgttgtagacttgcaaTGGCAATCCTTTGCTCCAGTCATCTCTGCAAACAATTTTGATAGAGAAAACAAGTTTGGGGACGAAGAGAGATATAGAGACAGAGAGGGAGAAGGAGGGTGATAAGGAGGGATTGGGACAGAGCCAATGAGGAGAAGTGAGAAGTTTCCAGAGAGAGTAGAGttttcaagaaaagaaaaaaagaaaaatgttaaatcaataataaaaaatatatatattataatatgtattaaataatataatagtatAGTTTGTTAATTACCCTActtcttagtccgacactgcaccaaacgcttcactaagttagtccagtttagtctagtctaagccagtccagcttagtccctgcagctaatccagtccgaaacagtccgatgcaacaaacgccccctgaAAGATCTCTTGACTTTACGCCGTGATTTGAGTGTGCTTGAAAAATGATGCGCGTAACGGCTTCCTAGCCGTTGGTAGTTGgttgaaagtttgaaacttgaaaaaggCAAAATAAAAAGCATCGAATTCGATTCTTGGAAGCAAAAAGCTGCGGACTGTGGAGGAAGTGTTGTCTGATCAGCTGTGAGCTCATTCAACGGCTGAGATCCAATTGCAGTTTTGCTCTTCAAAATCAAGAAGCAAAAAGAAGAACATTCATCGTTTCTTCTGTCATAagtggcatttttttttttttggtgtagtcAACTTCTTAATCTGAATTCAACCGATGTCGAAACTGGAAAATCTGCTTGGTAACGAAAGTTTTCGATTACGAAAGTTTTGATTTGTTTCAATATTTAGAATGGAAGATTTCAGTTTCTTGGATGTCTGTTAATTTGTTATTCATAACTTGAGTAATTAGATGAACTCCTTGTGCTTTTTGTACAAGTGCTTTTCTTCATATATTTGTAAGATTTCTTCATTCCCTACTCATATGTTAAACTGGAAAAACTATATGCACCAGAAGGCACAATAGGTTCTAGTTCCTTGCTTGGTTTCTTTCTCGGGTTTTTGTCTTATATCTTTCATCGTCTTGTCTCTCTTCCGCTCAGCTAGCGGCTCATGAACTTTCGTCGTGGGTATTCGCAGGTGCAAACAAGGATAACCAGATACATATGCGACTGTAGCCTGAAGTTCTTGAACTGTATTCCTGCTGCTCTGTTTCTAACTATTTCATTCGAGAAGCGGGTACTTTCTTAAACATCCTCAAAAGTCAGTTCGAATGAATCGTTCAGCATTTGCATAAGTCGTTCATAGACGAAACGCCTGCTCCCATGTTTCGAGTCCATAGACAACGAGACAAGGAAACCGAGATTATGCTTAGGTATATcattattcaaaaaaaatagtagGCTTCCATGAAAGCCTATAGATTACAGCCGCTAACCCGATAGCCACTGCTCTGGAACAAACTGTTCCAACATTCATATGGTTGTACAGTTGTATAAATACTCATCTATGTACAAGCGTGAAGTAAAGAGAGCCCCCCAAATTAAACAACCCTCCCGAGTATATCAGATACGTACATGAAAGGGAAGATCACTCGCTATCCTTCCAAACTTCACGGAGGAGTTGATACCTGACAGCTTTCCGACCACCCTTCCACTTCGGCGTTGAGGCTGCCAATGGACTGGGAGAAAACGGGGAATTGTCTATGATGATTGAAGTCATCGGTGAATCCAACTCATCAAGCTCATCATCACTTGTATACGATTTCTTGAGCACTGATGACCCACTCCTCGAGAAAGTTGGACTTCCCACATCTCCTATAATGCCTAGTAGTGAAGCAGCTGGAGGTGGTGAATACACTGTAGGATTTGCGTTGCATGGAAAACTTGCAGCAGACTCTGCTTCAGCTTCCGAATCCtcctaaataaataaagagtgAAACAGATTAATGCAAAATTAAACCCTACAAAGATAAGGGTTTCTGCCCCGAGTCCATGATTCTTGTTCAGAGGATAGCCAGTTAGAGTAATAAACAATCAAGAATATATATAATCAGTCCTACACCATTCATACAGGAATGCAGTTCAGTAAAGAAGCTGGAGAGTTATGTGTGGAGATACTACAGGGCCTCTTAGTTACCTCATAATCAAGAGCCTCAAAAACTGCTTCGGGAATTGGGTCTGGGCAAAACTCATCCGGAACAAAATTGTAAAGAACCCTCTTGATCAATGATGCACCAAATGTAGGGCATACCTTCAGAAATCAATGAAACAGTGATTATTACAAATGGCAGGGGGTTATTATACGCtcagtgttttttttattaactgtGGGGAATGGACACAAACCCAGTATTTACCTCTTTCCGGGTGGATTTATCTGGAAGCATATCAAATGGAAGCATCGTGAGGTCACTCAAAGCATTAAGAAGACGGAAAGCTCTAAAGGATGTTTCACGCTCTTGTCCCTTGTGATCACTGAGTTCAGTATTATCATCAGGAGCATCAGTATCATCGATGCCAAATAGATCAGTAAGCCATCTGGACCAGCTTCCAATCTGCGGTCATGAAGACAAGCACAATCCTTCCTTCAATGAAATGCAAGACTACTAGTTCTTCACAAATAAAAGATTGCCTTTTCACCAGTAGTACAGAGTTGCAGCAGAAACCAAAAAACCAATATGTGACTAATAACCCACACAATGAAGTGTCCACACTCACCGCATTTTTTAGCTGTACACCAGCCCCAAAACTCAAATTTCCAGCTGGAATAGGGAGAACCTTAGAATCACTTATGGGGTCGGACACAGGATCTGTGGGCATCTCTTCAGCATTTTCACGAAGAATAGCATTGAACATAGCCACATCCAATCTATCCACTAATTGCTCCATTACCTGAAAAACCATAGATTAGCATTCTATAGGTCTGCATAAATTTTGAGGAAAGTACTAAAACCGTGCAACAGATCTTTAATTGACTTTGGAAGCATGATGCAGTAGTAAAAGCTCACTCTAATGTAGTACTGGAATTCCACCAGGAGTTCAATATATAAACTAAAACACaatatattttcatttaaaCATCGGTGGTGTAGTTCTGGCCACCTATAGCATTTGCACCAAGTTTTCAAATACACTCACGCACAATGTTCTATGATAACCTTTAGGAGTTTCCAGGTGAAGTGAAAAGCTCAACATACACACATGCATAAACCTACCAAACGAGCCAGCACAGGCAAGCAGCCACACTCATGTCCACCAGCTCTTGCAGGACAAAGCCTTTCACAGACATCTTTGAAAGCCTTCTTCCACAGTTCCATAGAAAAGTTACCCTGCTCATGACTACCCAAACCATGCCTCCTTCCATTGGCTTTCCTTGAGCTTGAACCCTTTGCAGCTGCTGACTGCATATATGGAGTCATATTCTGAAGAGGGAAAAACAAGATACAGTATCAGTAATGAATAGCAAGGACTTTCTTATCTAGGCTAAATTCTTGTAGGTAGAGCTCAATACTGAAATAATGAAAAGAGATGATGACAATGCCAATaatgaagaaaaaatgaaaataatatggGTTTACCTGCCACCATACAGACTCAACAATTCGGGAGAAAATCCATCCTTCAAACTTTTCCAAAGCTGCCATAAATATCTGTGGATCTTCCCAATCATCGAAACTTTCAACAGTGCTATTGTTCTCTTCCTTGTGAGGAGGAAACCCATTCTTTGGTTTCAAAACCCCCTCAGCACTAATTTTATTGCAGGATAAGGTCTGGCTGATGATAGCTCTCAACACAATTGAATTTGACAACCAGAATGTCAACCTGTTCATTGGCAACAAAACAGTGGAGTGTGAAACTAAAAGATAAATATCTTTGCATCCTGGAAGATTTATAGGACACAAAGTATCAACTGATTTGGACCATCAAAATAATTGGGATAAGGGGACACATTTTTGACACCcattcaaaaataaatatatatatatatatatatgtattatattTGGATTCATCTTGGACATCATTTCTTGGCCAATAAATTATAATGGTGAGTTCTTTTCCATTTATTTAGCTTAGTACCTCGCAACATCATTTCCGCATGCTTTAGAAACCAAGATTAGTCCAGTGATAGCAACTCTTGCTGCATTTGCCTTCTTAGCTCGCGAGCTTGTTTTGCAAGCATGAAAATAGAACCTAGAAAGTCGCCGAGCAGGAGCGTGAATCTTATTAGTGTGGCTCCCATGCTCAGCGGCAACAGAGTAAAGGCCAACCTCAACAGCAGCAGCTTCTCTCAGTTCTTCTTTGAGCAATTCAATTGTGGACTCCAAGTCAACTTTGCTATCAGAAAAGCTGACTATTTTTTGTTCACTTTCACTTGTTGAGCTAATCCAACCGTGAACAGAAGCATCTTCAGGAGTTTCAGCTTCCCTTGACTTTTCGAGAAACTCATTATTGCTTGACTGTCTATTGTTCTGAGCTGATACTAAAGGTAACTGCACAGACTTTACATGCTTTAGTTCATTACTTTTAGCCTTACTTCCCTGAACTCCAACAACTTTCCTGCCAGGTGTAAAAGTTTCACTCCTTAACCTGACTTGCTTTCTGGTAGGATCTTGTGAAAATCTGGAAGCTAATTTGTCATCAAAAGAATATTGATTCGCCATTAGGAGATGGCCATCCTCTCGAAGGGCTTGTGAATCTGCGTTGCTTGCAAATGTGGAGTTTGTGTCCTCCTGAATAGACATACTCGAGGATGCACCTTCAGCAGCATGGGTACTGACAATATTTCCCGTGATAAGTTCTTGAGCATTTTCATGCATTCTGGCACTCCCGTTAGATGGAGTTATGTGAATTCTGTTGTCCTTAAAATTATGGTACCCAGATTCTTGATGGCTATCTTGATAGCCAAAGGATGAAGACGCTGAATGAACAGAGTGAGTGAGTGATTTTTTAAGTATTGGCATTGAGCTCTCCTTTGAACTGTTAGGCAAGAAAGCAGGATCATTTGAAGAGTTCAGCTGACTGGAGGAAGAACCTGTTGATGACAGGGGAGATGAACTTCCATTTTGGTGTTTGAATGCTTTAGCCACTGGAGTTACCCCTGTGCTTGCAGGTGCTGCCATTGACTGTACAGCAGGCTCCCCATAAGTCCTTTTACTGATTGTTGATTCTAGTCCATTCtgaaattaatatatatgtGGCTGTTAAACAATCAGAAAATCCACAAACGAATTGGCTCAGATAAAGAAAAGCAACCCATCAGATCAAACATTGTCAGGATAGTTACTGTCCACTATTTGATTAGCGCAGAAGAAACTGACAAACCAAAGTAAATTGGCAGGATGGTTGCAAGTTTGCAACCATATTATTAGGTCGTTTTCTTTGGACATTTATATGCAAGTGAGTATGAAAATTATGATGGTGTAAGTACTTCACACTATCTGGGTTCTCGGAACTTGTATTCGAAAGCCTTAATTTCAGCAACGTGGTTTGTTCATTATACACCATGGATCTGAAACTAAATTAAATTCCACAAACCTAATTCTGCTTGATAAATTAGATGCAACTGGAGAAATCATATTTTGAAATAAtgagcaaaaaagaaaaaaagaaaaaaagaaaattgatctaaaaggaagaaaatttaaatatggtTTCACATACCTTTTCACCGCTAGGTGATGAATTCACTGTTGTCTCAATAGCCGAGGAGTTTACAGTACGTGACGAATGCGAGGAAACATCGTCATCGTCATCAGTAAAAGAGGCAATCTCATCATTACCATCATTCGCAGACTCTGGAACAGATTCAGTTCCATCATTTTCCAGAGACACTTCTCTGGACAAGCCACTATTTGGTGTCAAGCTGGAGCCAGATTTACCACATGGCTGAATACTAACATAAAGAACCGGTTGAGCTGAACTCTTAAAACTTTTCTTCCAGTTCAGAGGAGTGCTTACATTTCTGGTTTCCACAATGATCCCGTAGTCAGCAAGA
This Pyrus communis chromosome 6, drPyrComm1.1, whole genome shotgun sequence DNA region includes the following protein-coding sequences:
- the LOC137737538 gene encoding uncharacterized protein, whose product is MVLGIRAKSRKSVAVDVDYLIHVQELKPWPSSQALKSVQSVLLQWENGDQVSGSCICNVGDGKVEFSESFTLPVTLYKEKSRKSAVRDSYLKNNLEFYLYEPRKDKGVKGQLLGSAVINLADYGIIVETRNVSTPLNWKKSFKSSAQPVLYVSIQPCGKSGSSLTPNSGLSREVSLENDGTESVPESANDGNDEIASFTDDDDDVSSHSSRTVNSSAIETTVNSSPSGEKNGLESTISKRTYGEPAVQSMAAPASTGVTPVAKAFKHQNGSSSPLSSTGSSSSQLNSSNDPAFLPNSSKESSMPILKKSLTHSVHSASSSFGYQDSHQESGYHNFKDNRIHITPSNGSARMHENAQELITGNIVSTHAAEGASSSMSIQEDTNSTFASNADSQALREDGHLLMANQYSFDDKLASRFSQDPTRKQVRLRSETFTPGRKVVGVQGSKAKSNELKHVKSVQLPLVSAQNNRQSSNNEFLEKSREAETPEDASVHGWISSTSESEQKIVSFSDSKVDLESTIELLKEELREAAAVEVGLYSVAAEHGSHTNKIHAPARRLSRFYFHACKTSSRAKKANAARVAITGLILVSKACGNDVARLTFWLSNSIVLRAIISQTLSCNKISAEGVLKPKNGFPPHKEENNSTVESFDDWEDPQIFMAALEKFEGWIFSRIVESVWWQNMTPYMQSAAAKGSSSRKANGRRHGLGSHEQGNFSMELWKKAFKDVCERLCPARAGGHECGCLPVLARLVMEQLVDRLDVAMFNAILRENAEEMPTDPVSDPISDSKVLPIPAGNLSFGAGVQLKNAIGSWSRWLTDLFGIDDTDAPDDNTELSDHKGQERETSFRAFRLLNALSDLTMLPFDMLPDKSTRKEVCPTFGASLIKRVLYNFVPDEFCPDPIPEAVFEALDYEEDSEAEAESAASFPCNANPTVYSPPPAASLLGIIGDVGSPTFSRSGSSVLKKSYTSDDELDELDSPMTSIIIDNSPFSPSPLAASTPKWKGGRKAVRYQLLREVWKDSE